The nucleotide sequence AGCCATTCTATCGCAGACCGTGTTCGCCGCTGGCTGTTCGGACCTTTACCGCTAAGGAGGCGCTGAGAAATCCAGGATCGATTTATTCAGCGCTTCCCGTGAGAGACAACCGGCGACGCACGTCGCCCCATTCAACGAAACGGGTTACCCGCCTGTAGCGCCAACAGGCGCTGGTGCAGGCCCGGATGCTCGCTGAGCACCCGATACTCCAGCAACTTGAGCACCGTGCGCAGGTCACGCCACTCGTCCAGCAGTGGCTGTGGGCCGGTGAGCAGTTGCCGCGCCTCGTGCAGGGCGTCGCGCAGATAGGCCGGGGCCGGGCGCCGGTCAAGCTCGAGTTCGAGGGCATCCACGATGCGCTCGAACTCGGTCGCGTCCAGCCAGACGCCGAAGCAGACATCGCAGTACTCCACCGTCACCGCGGTGTGGCCATACTCCAGCGCGTGCAGGGCGCCGTCGCCGGCCGGGCAGCGACCACTATGCGGCGCGTGGCGAAACTGTTCGGCGTCCGACCAAAGTTCCACGTCCAGCCAGGCGAGGTCCGGATCGGCGGCGTTGCGTGCCTCGCGCAGGGCATGCGCCTCGAACCACAGCCCAGCACAGCGCGGGCAGCGCTGCACCGGCACTTGCTGTAACTGGCTGGTGTCGAGCGGCAGGGCGCAGCGCGGGCAATCGGCAGACATGGCGTTAGCTTCCAGGCAGGATGGGATAACCGCGCCCAGCGTAATCGAAACCGTCAAGCTCGAAAT is from Immundisolibacter sp. and encodes:
- a CDS encoding zf-TFIIB domain-containing protein, which codes for MSADCPRCALPLDTSQLQQVPVQRCPRCAGLWFEAHALREARNAADPDLAWLDVELWSDAEQFRHAPHSGRCPAGDGALHALEYGHTAVTVEYCDVCFGVWLDATEFERIVDALELELDRRPAPAYLRDALHEARQLLTGPQPLLDEWRDLRTVLKLLEYRVLSEHPGLHQRLLALQAGNPFR